From Trichoderma atroviride chromosome 1, complete sequence, one genomic window encodes:
- a CDS encoding putative NRPS-like protein biosynthetic cluster (EggNog:ENOG41~SMCOG1002:AMP-dependent synthetase and ligase~antiSMASH:Cluster_1.6) produces the protein MPGILNQTPTPEYGRRLIPNVIDERAESDPTKAFASIPRSKDLADGFVDITYALVANAINRASWWLSHSMGNTETSEVFAYFGPNDLRYPILLVATMKCGYQMMMPSPRNSAEYQQELLRRAGCQTLFCTRGLMAKLSPVVDDLDIFCKIAPDLDELLDPTPVAPFPYEATYDEVKKNPFLILHTSGSTGPPKPITLTIECTTTEDTHRLLDDPEGRLWWRLFANRRYFMGMPCYHSAGVWFSLFKPVFFNSTAVFALSDKPLTASIAEAVHRTAEVSGGIYPPSVLEEISRTESLSGVKGLEFVAYGGGPLSKSAGDRLSSITILHNFIGFTENSAPPRYVMEPEDWNYFEFHPASGYFPEHLHDDLYRMSFKRLPEYEFVQTVFRLFPELDKYTSGDILSPHPTKPNLWTYGGRTDDLIVLSTGEKFNPIPAELMLKGCSVVKDTLIVGDGRSQAALLVECDEEATAGMPQEEVLNELWPFVQRVNQTLPTQGRLLKTNIVFASAEKEFSRSPKGSVQRKATVANFEPELNSLYAGSKSLPNGNGHNQLTKKSLSNGNSQDQLTKRTLSNGNGHNQLTKKSLPNGNSHNQLPELNGYSHGTRLGLKIDPVAKSPSQSSNSDTSSAVTTPVSPRTVKLATELNIDDTTTVSTTTVSQHQEHLLAKENVDKKQKPTTMVSESQAISFIRKALEAICGIRSKNNNDDLFELGLDSVMALQLSNELQRISPLWPQERDASLQLIYANSTIKSLAQAINQLNELSDNATDSSHSKEVKVVSVAKEVVKEVATPKRLDVVESQPPNTIEKLIQTYTSNLEESAPKREITVALTGSTGAVGSHLLNRLMAEPNVTKIFCLNRSTDGEKAQRAACEKNDIKWASGSKPVEFLTVDLSQPHLGLKSNQYAALQDETDIIIHNAWKLDFLHTVQHFEKTHIAGVRHLVDLSANSERRPRIVFISSIASVLGWKESRKIPEEIILSDSVTANNGYAQSKHIAERILYEASQTVGIQITVVRLGQIAGPTSAGAGKWNSLDWVPQIIYTSKSLGAVPKTLGMADDVDWVPIDRLPDILVDLIHHDLKKPERFQIYHAANPNPVSWGSLLPAICHRLGPDVELVTYQQWLTMLRNKSGHTEDVKDFPALRLMGWLRQMDAPMGVKLPSLSTDVIAQSSSTFSTLESVRGTWMENWMESWGL, from the exons ATGCCTGGCATTCTGAACCAGACTCCTACGCCTGAATATGGGCGCAGGTTAATACCCAACGTCATCGATGAGCGAGCCGAGAGCGATCCAACAAAGGCATTTGCATCTATCCCGCGATCCAAAGACCTCGCAGATGGCTTCGTTGATATCACGTATGCATTGGttgccaatgccatcaaCCGAGCGAGTTGGTGGCTTTCACACTCGATGGGCAACACGGAAACATCAGAAGTGTTTGCATACTTCGGTCCGAATGACTTGAGATATCCAATTCTGCTGGTTGCCACGATGAAATGCGGCTATCAA atgatgatgccatcgCCTCGTAATTCTGCAGAGTATCAACAAGAGCTCCTTCGTCGCGCTGGCTGTCAGACACTTTTCTGCACCCGCGGCTTAATGGCCAAGTTGTCACCGGTGGTAGATGATCTAGACATCTTTTGCAAGATTGCACCTGATTTGGACGAGCTGCTTGATCCCACACCTGTGGCCCCGTTTCCTTATGAGGCAACTTACGatgaggtgaagaagaatcCATTTCTTATCCTCCACACATCTGGGTCAACTG GACCACCAAAGCCAATCACTTTGACCATTGAGTGCACTACGACAGAGGATACACATCGACTTCTTGATGACCCCGAGGGCCGACTATGGTGGCGCCTTTTTGCAAATCGGCGATATTTCATGGGCATGCCATGTTACCAT TCTGCCGGTGTCTGGTTCTCGCTCTTCAagcccgtcttcttcaactcaACGGCTGTATTTGCACTAAGCGACAAGCCTCTTACAGCTTCCATCGCCGAAGCTGTGCACCGAACTGCTGAAGTCTCTGGCGGAATCTACCCGCCCTCTGTTTTGGAAGAGATTAGTCGAACAGAGTCTCTCAGTGGAGTCAAAGGCCTGGAGTTTGTGGCCTATGGAGGTGGCCCTCTTTCCAAATCAGCGGGAGACCGTCTCTCTAGCATAACCATTCTTCACAACTTCATTGGCTTCACTGAGAATAGCGCGCCTCCGCGGTACGTTATGGAGCCAGAGGATTGGAACTATTTTGAGTTTCATCCGGCGTCTGGTTATTTCCCAGAACATCTGCACGACGACTTGTACAGGATGTCATTTAAGCGTCTTCCTGAATATGAGTTTGTGCAAACCGTGTTTCGGCTGTTCCCAGAGCTCGACAAGTATACCTCTGGCGACATTTTGAGTCCACATCCAACAAAGCCCAATCTTTGGACATATGGCGGCCGCACCGACGATCTCATTGTGCTATCTACAGGAGAAAAGTTCAATCCCATCCCTGCTGAGCTGATGCTCAAGGGTTGTTCAGTGGTCAAAGACACTCTTATTGTTGGCGACGGACGGAGCCAAGCCGCACTGCTTGTTGAGTGTGATGAAGAGGCTACGGCTGGAATGCCACAGGAGGAGGTTTTGAATGAACTATGGCCGTTTGTCCAGAGAGTCAATCAGACGCTGCCTACTCAAGGGAGACTGCTAAAGACAAATATCGTCTTTGCATCTGCTGAAAAGGAGTTTTCACGTTCGCCAAAAGGCTCTGTGCAGCGAAAGGCTACTGTGGCAAATTTTGAGCCTGAGCTTAACAGCCTTTATGCGGGTAGCAAATCTTTACCAAATGGTAATGGCCATAATCAGTTGACGAAGAAGTCGCTATCCAACGGAAACAGTCAGGATCAATTGACTAAGAGAACACTGTCAAATGGAAATGGTCACAACCAGTTGACGAAGAAATCGTTGCCAAATGGAAACAGTCATAATCAGTTGCCCGAACTCAACGGCTATAGCCATGGCACCAGACTTGGGCTGAAGATTGACCCTGTGGCGAAATCTCCCAGCCAGTCGTCAAATAGCGACACCAGTTCTGCAGTAACAACGCCGGTATCTCCCAGGACAGTGAAACTGGCCACAGAGCTTAACATTGACGATACCACAACGGTTTCAACTACGACTGTATCTCAGCATCAAGAGCACTTGCTTGCCAAAGAAAATGTCgataaaaaacaaaagccaaCAACCATGGTGAGCGAATCGCAAGCTATCAGCTTTATCCGCAAAGCCTTAGAAGCTATATGTGGCATTCGcagcaaaaacaacaacgATGACTTGTTCGAACTCGGACTTGACTCTGTAATGGCGCTGCAGTTGTCAAACGAGCTCCAGAGGATATCGCCCTTATGGCCGCAGGAGAGAGACGCTTCTTTGCAGTTGATCTATGCAAACTCGACCATTAAAAGCTTGGCACAAGCTATAAACCAGTTAAATGAACTGTCAGACAACGCGACGGACTCGTCCCACTCAAAGGAAGTGAAAGTAGTCAGCGTCGCTAAAGAGGTTGTTAAAGAGGTCGCTACTCCGAAGAGGCTCGATGTTGTGGAAAGCCAACCACCCAATACCATTGAGAAGTTGATCCAAACATACACGTCAAATCTTGAAGAGAGTGCTCCAAAGCGAGAAATCACCGTTGCTCTTACGGGAAGTACTGGAGCTGTGGGAAGCCATTTACTTAATCGGTTAATGGCAGAGCCAAATGTGACAAAAATATTCTGCCTCAATCGTTCTACAGACGGAGAAAAGGCTCAAAGAGCGGCATGCGAGAAGAACGACATCAAATGGGCGTCGGGAAGCAAACCAGTTGAGTTTCTCACAGTTGATCTGTCACAGCCGCATTTAGGACTCAAGTCAAACCAGTACGCTGCTCTTCAAGATGAAACTGACATCATCATTCATAATGCTTGGAAACTTGACTTTTTACACACGGTACAGCATTTTGAAAAGACTCATATTGCAGGGGTTCGGCATCTCGTTGATCTTTCTGCAAACTCTGAGCGTCGACCACGCATTgttttcatctcttccattGCCAGCGTCCTTGGTTGGAAGGAGAGTCGGAAAATCCCAGAGGAGATTATTCTCTCCGACTCTGTCACTGCAAACAATGGTTATGCCCAATCCAAGCATATAGCTGAAAGAATTCTATATGAAGCTTCGCAAACTGTTGGCATTCAGATCACAGTCGTACGACTGGGCCAAATCGCAGGACCTACCAGTGCTGGGGCTGGCAAATGGAACTCGCTTGACTGGGTACCTCAAATCATATACACGTCTAAATCGCTTGGAGCCGTACCAAAGACTTTGGGCATGGCTGATGACGTTGATTGGGTGCCAATTGACCGCCTGCCCGACATTCTGGTAGACTTGATCCATCATGACCTGAAGAAGCCCGAGAGGTTTCAGATCTATCACGCTGCAAATCCCAATCCAGTGTCATGGGGATCTCTGCTTCCTGCGATATGCCACCGCCTTGGCCCTGACGTCGAGTTGGTAACTTACCAGCAATGGCTAACAATGCTGCGCAATAAGTCTGGCCATACCGAAGACGTGAAGGACTTTCCAGCGCTCCGCCTCATGGGCTGGTTACGGCAGATGGATGCTCCTATGGGCGTCAAGCTACCAAGTCTTTCCACGGATGTTATAGCCCAGTCGTCGAGCACCTTTTCTACCCTGGAATCAGTTCGCGGTACGTGGATGGAGAATTGGATGGAGTCTTGGGGGCTTTGA
- a CDS encoding uncharacterized protein (EggNog:ENOG41~antiSMASH:Cluster_1.6~SMCOG1034:cytochrome P450) — protein sequence MGAPILVYALCAAVLFEAIRRLSRIGRRPADFPPGPPTLPILGNIHQLPTSQGHLQFQKWAQEYGPVYSLILGTQVLIVLSNDVAIKELLDKRGGIHSDRLEMYIGQTLCSGGYRFLMLGYGDNWRMFRRLGHQLLNVQSSKAYVPYQILESKQLLREILDRPDLILESLRRYSNSLSTHMIYGWRTVRHDDPRLLQVFKGFSDVGKITQTGASAFLDFFPILRWLPEFMTPMKRQAKELHKKEMDMYLNLWLEAKQSYKSGTYKDCICVSLAQQQEKNGFTDEQAAYVAGSFLEAGSDTTSSTLYGFIQAMILFPEVQRKAQEEIDRVIGSDRLPTLDDEDSLPYIRGCVKESLRWMPTALLAGVPHASNREDEYLGYRIPAGAGLVNNVYTIHMDPQRYPDPRTFKPERFEGDMASAADSALNPDPSQRDHYVFGSGRRICLGIHVAERSLFIAISRMLWAFDFLPELDSAGNPILPDPNKLTEGLSVLPEKFGVQIIPRDEARARRIIDESMGVVMQ from the exons ATGGGTGCACCTATTCTCGTCTACGCCTTATGCGCTGCGGTCCTTTTTGAGGCAATAAGAAGGCTGAGCCGTATTGGCAGGCGACCGGCGGACTTTCCTCCAGGGCCTCCCACATTGCCTATTTTAGGAAATATCCATCAG CTCCCCACGTCTCAAGGGCATTTGCAGTTTCAAAAATGGGCACAAGAGTACGGCCCAGTGTATAGTCTTATTCTAGGGACGCAAGTATTAATCGTGTTGTCCAACGATGTGGCGATTAAAGAACTGCTGGATAAGCGTGGTGGCATCCATAGTGATCGTCTTGAGATGTACATTGGACAGACGCTCTGTAGTGGCGGTTATCGATTCTTGATGCTG GGATACGGCGATAACTGGCGAATG TTTCGGAGACTTGGACACCAGCTGCTCAACGTACAATCATCAAAAGCATATGTACCATATCAAATCCTGGAAAGCAAGCAGTTGCTACGTGAAATATTAGATCGCCCAGATTTAATACTCGAAAGTTTGCGCAGATATAGCAATTCTTTGTCAACCCACATGATCTACGG TTGGCGAACAGTACGACACGATGATCCAAGACTCCTCCAGGTATTCAAAGGCTTTAGTGACGTTGGAAAAATCACTCAGACCGGCGCATCTGCATTCTTGGACTTTTTTCCAATCTTAAGATGGCTTCCTGAATTCATGACCCCAATGAAGAGACAGGCCAAGGAACTGCacaagaaagagatggatatGTACCTGAATCTGTGGCTAGAAGCGAAACAGAGCTACAAAAGCGGCACGTACAAAGACTGTATCTGTGTTTCTCtggcacagcagcaagagaagaatggaTTCACAGATGAACAAGCTGCATACGTCGCCGGAAGCTTTCTCGAGGCAGGCTCAGACACAACGTCTTCAACTCTGTACGGCTTCATCCAAGCGATGATATTATTCCCCGAGGTACAGCGCAAGGCACAGGAAGAGATAGATCGAGTCATTGGCTCCGATCGCCTTCCAACACTGGACGATGAGGATAGCCTGCCATATATCCGCGGTTGTGTCAAGGAGTCACTCCGATGGATGCCAACTGCGCTTCTTGCAGGAGTTCCACACGCATCTAATCGCGAAGACGAATACCTAGGATATCGCATCCCGGCTGGCGCAGGACTGGTCAACAATGTTTACACCATCCACATGGACCCGCAACGATATCCTGATCCGCGGACATTCAAGCCAGAGCGATTCGAAGGCGACATGGCATCGGCAGCAGACTCAGCACTGAATCCGGATCCGTCTCAGCGCGATCATTACGTTTTTGGGAGCGGTCGCAGGATTTGCCTTGGTATTCACGTTGCTGAGAGGAGTCTCTTTATTGCCATCTCGCGGATGCTCTGGGCTTTTGACTTTCTTCCTGAGCTTGACTCTGCTGGAAATCCCATCCTCCCTGATCCCAATAAGCTGACGGAAGGGCTTTCAGTCTTGCCAGAGAAGTTTGGAGTACAAATCATACCACGTGATGAAGCTCGAGCTCGCAGGATTATAGATGAATCTATGGGAGTCGTGATGCAATGA
- a CDS encoding uncharacterized protein (EggNog:ENOG41~antiSMASH:Cluster_1.6~SMCOG1039:aldo/keto reductase family oxidoreductase), with the protein MPFFPQPPEPEALGVHRVLSPRAGVLVSPLCLGTMNFGGNWDELLGPCSKETAFAMMDYFKEHGGNFIDTANNYQGGNSERWIGEWLESRGCRDEMIIATKYSNGFRIHEKGIQHSSFTGNSTKSLYTTVQASLKKLRTDYIDIMYVHWFDFTTSIEEIMQSLNQLVLSGKVLYLGISDTPAWVVSRANEYARSHGLRQFSVYQGHWSCAARDFERDIIPMCKAEGMALAPWGALGGGYFKTDGERTQTQENKNSGRNIPVMDTSNHKKVGKVLEEIGRIKGVPMTSVALAYLLHKTPYVFPILGGRKLEHLKSNIEALTLQLTKQDMDMIENAAPFDIGFPMWFNGEANPKNNLLLQNSGHFDYVEDPKPIPPRKKLPEHINGKSH; encoded by the exons ATGCCTTTCTTTCCTCAGCCACCGGAGCCTGAAGCACTTGGCGTGCACAGAGTTCTTTCACCCCGAGCCGGTGTTCTAGTCAGTCCACTATGCCTGGGGACTATGAACTTTGGCGGCAACTG GGATGAGCTCCTGGGGCCGTGCTCCAAGGAAACGGCCtttgccatgatggactACTTCAAAGAGCATGGTGGCAACTTTATTGATACCGCCAACAACTACCAAGGCGGTAACTCGGAGCGCTGGATCGGCGAATGGCTCGAATCTCGGGGATGCCGAGACGAGATGATCATCGCCACAAAGTACAGCAACGGCTTCCGCATCCATGAGAAGGGcatccagcactccagcttCACCGGAAACTCGACCAAGAGTCTCTACACCACCGTCCAGGCAAGtctgaagaagctgcgtACAGACTACATCGACATCATGTACGTCCACTGGTTCGACTTTACAACGTCGATTGAGGAGATTATGCAGTCCTTGAACCAGCTGGTTCTCTCGGGCAAGGTGCTCTACTTGGGCATCAGTGACACGCCTGCATGGGTTGTGTCCCGTGCCAACGAAT ATGCGAGATCTCACGGCCTGCGCCAGTTTAGCGTCTACCAGGGCCACTGGTCCTGTGCCGCGCGAGACTTTGAGAGAGACATCATCCCCATGTGCAAGGCGGAGGGAATGGCACTTGCTCCTTGGGGCGCCCTCGGCGGTGGCTACTTCAAGACTGACGGCGAGCGGACTCAGACTCAGGAGAACAAAAATTCCGGCCGCAACATTCCCGTTATGGATACTTCTAACCATAAGAAGGTTGGCAAAGTGCTCGAGGAGATTGGCCGCATCAAGGGTGTTCCGATGACTAGTGTGGCTCTGGCTTACCTGCTGCACAAGACGCCATACGTCTTCCCAATTCTCGGGGGCCGGAAGCTCGAACATCTCAAGAGCAACATTGAAGCCCTTACTCTGCAGCTTACGAAACAGGACATGGACATGATTGAAAATGCCGCACCGTTTGACATTGGTTTCCCCATGTGGTTCAACGGGGAAGCTAACCCCAAGAACAATCTGCTCCTTCAAAACTCGGGCCACTTTGATTACGTGGAGGATCCCAAG CCTATTCCTCCTCGCAAGAAGCTTCCAGAGCATATCAACGGCAAGAGTCACTGA
- a CDS encoding uncharacterized protein (EggNog:ENOG41~antiSMASH:Cluster_1.6): protein MPFIPLEPAGVRLQSQNVKRGVMDLNSMKPQAREKMNLLLKASDPEVMTQRRKSSVGSHPPPPKSVADKAAAAAVVLNRYRLEYQNDWDIPASIITSKELIKGFIDRKESIELILPAFPFKSSNKSQKVLGSLPDEAERVSLLHLNGLCESIKEVTENDCHLTIISDGISYNDVSDSEVWTYGQTLRSMAQEMGCSNIRFSRIYELLGSEYSHYTTLTEEEYLRMVPEFRKGLESNLPDGYNVAEEISNNADVTATYRGYKKFLETERDTKLGRSRADKENAEIAKRMLNRGKAFAQAIKKRFPVSVRLSIHPSTDVDKISIALLPQDNDVPMTPWHGAVVRKVDGTITMMHAYKVLAISHEIVYKNGRPMYFRERSDLFSWNEKDLDFEYLYPTGMIVRPRHVRSAKNALCTVDMQKVRQLSELCSPVVLRGFTDTRDRRAFTAKAYDLGTVLPWKSGVIQEVKDERNSDASSNSVVSKEAMPMHFDGMFKLKTVKDEKTGEDKQVSDVPRFQYFVCQAAAPPGDGYTLFSSSNRFVHYLPQSYNIKKLSKIRWSTHSHGYFQHDMSDISLIVPHPSLGTPCVRWLQPWPRWKTAYNSHDISIDNGSQNLISLVDSILFDRRVCLYFTWEKGDILVSDNFSMLHTRTAFRGDCDRELWRIHVD, encoded by the exons ATGCCGTTTATTCCCTTGGAGCCTGCCGGTGTGCGGCTGCAGTCTCAGAATGTGAAGCGAGGCGTCATGGACCTGAACTCTATGAAGCCTCAGGCTCGAGAGAAAATGAACCTCTTACTCAAGGCCTCAGACCCAGAAGTGATGACCCAGAGGCGCAAGTCTTCTGTGGGATCGCACCCGCCGCCACCCAAGTCTGTGGCAgacaaggctgctgcagcggctgTTGTGCTAAACCGCTACCGTCTTGAATACCAGAATGACTGGGATATACCCGCGTCAATAATAACTTCGAAAGAGCTCATCAAAGGATTCATTGATCGCAAAGAGTCGATTGAGCTCATCTTACCAGCATTCCCTTTCAAGTCGTCCAATAAGTCGCAAAAGGTGCTTGGTTCGCTCCCAGATGAAGCAGAACGCGTCTCATTGTTGCACCTCAATGGACTTTGCGAATCTATCAAGGAGGTGACAGAAAATGACTGTCATCTAACAATCATCTCAGACGGCATTTCGTACAATG ATGTCTCTGATAGCGAAGTGTGGACGTACGGCCAGACTCTACGCTCCATGGCTCAGGAAATGGGATGCAGCAACATCCGGTTTTCACGCATTTACGAGCTCTTGGGATCAGAGTACAGCCATTATACCACGTTAACGGAAGAAGAATATCTTCGCATGGTCCCCGAGTTTCGAAAAGGGCTCGAAAGCAATCTGCCCGATGGATACAATGTCGCAGAAGAAATCTCAAATAATGCGGATGTGACCGCTACATACCGCGGCTACAAGAAGTTCCTGGAGACCGAGCGAGACACCAAGCTCGGCCGTTCAAGAGCCGACAAGGAAAATGCCGAGATTGCCAAACGCATGCTGAATCGCGGTAAA GCTTTCGCGCAAGCTATCAAAAAGAGATTCCCAGTCTCTGTCCGTCTGTCAATCCATCCCTCTACCGATGTTGACAAAATCTCGATTGCGCTGTTGCCCCAGGATAACGATGTGCCCATGACTCCTTGGCACGGCGCCGTTGTACGCAAAGTTGACGGAACTATTACCATGATGCATGCCTACAAGGTTCTGGCTATTTCCCATGAGATTGTTTACAAGAATGGTCGTCCCATGTACTTCAGGGAGCGATCTGACCTCTTCTCGTGGAATGAAAAGGACCTGGACTTTGAGTACCTTTACCCAACGGGCATGATAGTTCGACCACGACACGTCCGATCTGCCAAGAACGCGCTCTGCACTGTCGATATGCAAAAAGTCCGCCAATTGTCTGAGCTATGCTCTCCTGTTGTCCTCCGTGGCTTCACAGACACTAGGGACCGCCGCGCCTTTACCGCCAAAGCATATGACCTCGGCACGGTTTTGCCTTGGAAGTCGGGCGTTATCCAGGAAGTCAAAGATGAGCGCAATTCGGATGCCTCGAGCAACAGCGTTGTTTCAAAAGAGGCTATGCCCATGCACTTTGACGGCATGTTCAAGCTGAAAACCgtcaaggatgagaagacgGGAGAAGACAAACAGGTGTCTGATGTTCCGCGGTTTCAGTATTTTGTTTGCCAGGCGGCCGCGCCTCCCGGAGACGGCTACACGCTGTTTTCGTCTTCGAACCGGTTTGTGCATTACTTGCCGCAGTCTTACAACATTAAGAAGCTGTCCAAGATCCGTTGGAGCACTCATAGCCATGGCTATTTCCAGCATGATATGAGCGACATTTCGCTGATTGTGCCGCATCCCTCGCTGGGGACGCCGTGCGTACGCTGGCTCCAGCCGTGGCCTCGCTGGAAGACTGCTTACAACTCCCATGACATTAGCATCGACAACGGCTCGCAGAATCTCATTTCTCTGGTTGATTCCATTCTTTTTGATCGCCGAGTCTGTCTCTATTTCACCTGGGAAAAGGGCGACATACTGGTGTCTGACAACTTTTCGATGCTGCATACACGCACTGCATTTAGAGGAGATTGTGACCGCGAGCTGTGGCGTATCCACGTTGACTAG
- a CDS encoding uncharacterized protein (EggNog:ENOG41~SMCOG1005:Drug resistance transporter, EmrB/QacA~antiSMASH:Cluster_1.6~TransMembrane:12 (i52-76o88-108i120-140o146-165i177-197o209-229i279-300o320-342i363-382o388-409i421-444o456-478i)), whose protein sequence is MLHFNSTSNTLSAFVTTVYLLGWVCGPIVIAPLSELYGRAVLYKVCIVLFLLFNVACAVANSLASLIVFRLLAGIASSCPVTLGTGSIADMIPPERRAGVMGAYVIGAVLGPTIGPIAGGYLTPALGWRWAFWLMAILVAPPCLVVVLFMRESYPSVLLQRKKIRLRRETGNPRLRSALDTGRTARELFRCTIFRPFKMLMMPIVFLLSLYTATVYSYLYLCFTTFPQVFSLQYGFGSGPSGLATLGLGVGSILGVLFCGGVSDKLSAYLAKRNGGEVKPEYRLPSIIIGGVFVPIGLFWYAWTAEKRLHWILPIIGTGFLGAGMIITYMAATLYLVDAYTVYAASVTASNTVFRCLCATFLPLAGPALYERLGVGWGTSLLGFVAVAFIPLPCFFYMYGERIRESKHSQSQLSAI, encoded by the exons ATGCTGCACTTCAACTCCACCAGCAACACACTCTCGGCTTTTGTGACGACAGTCTATCTGCTGGGCTGGGTATGTGGTCCAATAGTCATTGCACCGCTGTCCGAACTGTATGGGCGCGCCGTGCTGTACAAGGTCTGCATCGTGCTGTTCCTGCTATTCAACGTGGCGTGCGCCGTAGCAAACAGCCTTGCGTCGCTGATTGTGTTCCGACTCCTGGCCGGCATCGCCAGTTCATGCCCGGTCACCCTCGGCACGGGCTCCATTGCAGACATGATACCGCCCGAGAGACGCGCCGGAGTCATGGGAGCATATGTCATCGGGGCTGTCCTTGGGCCGACGATCGGACCAATCGCTGGGGGGTATCTGACGCCTGCGTTGGGGTGGCGATGGGCTTTCTGGCTGATGGCAATTCTCGTGGCTCCCCCGTGCCTTGTTGTGGTGCTGTTTATGCGGGAGTCGTATCCATCCGTGCTGCTTCAACGCAAGAAGATTCGTCTACGCAGAGAGACGGGCAACCCAAGGCTTCGCTCGGCTCTTGACACGGGCAGGACCGCACGCGAGCTCTTCCGTTGCACCATCTTTCGTCCATTcaagatgctgatgatgcccatcgtcttcttgctgTCGCTCTACACCGCGACTGTCTACAGCTACTTGTACCTTTGCTTCACCACTTTCCCGCAAGTTTTCAGTCTTCAATACGGCTTCGGAAGCGGCCCATCCGGCTTGGCCACCCTCGGCCTGGGTGTAGGCTCCATATTGGGAGTGTTATTCTGTGGCGGCGTGTCGGACAAGCTTTCTGCGTACCTGGCCAAGAGAAATGGTGGCGAGGTCAAGCCAGAATATCGTCTTCCCTCCATCATTATCGGCGGGGTCTTCGTGCCGATCGGGCTTTTTTGGTATGCCTGGACGGCTGAGAAGAGGTTGCACTGGATTCTGCCCATCATTGGAACAGGCTTCCTTGGTGCCGGTATGATTATTACATAT ATGGCCGCCACTCTGTATCTCGTCGATGCATATACTGTCTATGCCGCCTCAGTTACCGCGTCAAATACCGTCTTCCGCTGTCTTTGTGCAACTTTCTTGCCACTTGCCGGTCCTGCGTTATACGAGAGGCTTGGAGTTGGTTGGGGGACTTCGCTACTTGGCTTTGTTGCTGTCGCTTTTATTCCCCTCCCTTGCTTCTTTTACATGTATGGTGAAAGAATCAGAGAGTCAAAGCATTCGCAGTCCCAGTTATCGGCTATTTAG